From Micromonospora echinospora, one genomic window encodes:
- the adh gene encoding aldehyde dehydrogenase translates to MTRYDAPTHWQSRYDHFIGGEYVAPHGGRYFENPTPVTGQTFCEVARGTAADVEKALDAAHGAADAWGRTPVAERALLLNRIADRMQEHLEDLAVAETWENGKPVRETLAADIPLAIDHFRYFAGAIRAQEGSLGELDDDTVAYHFHEPLGVVGQIIPWNFPLLMATWKLAPALAAGNAVVLKPAEQTPASIHYWLSLVADLLPPGVVNIVNGFGVEAGKPLASSPRVAKVAFTGETTTGRLIMQYASENIKPVTLELGGKSPNIFFDDVSAANDDFFDKALEGFTMFALNQGEVCTCPSRALVQQGHYADFLPAAVERTKAVRQGHPLDTETMIGAQASNDQLEKILSYLDIGRKEGAKVLTGGERADLGGELSGGYYVQPTVFEGDNSMRIFQEEIFGPVVSVTSFADLADAVKIANDTLYGLGAGVWTRDMNTAYRAGRAIQAGRVWTNCYHAYPAHAAFGGYKQSGIGRENHKMMLEHYQQTKNLLVSYSTKKLGFF, encoded by the coding sequence ATGACGCGCTACGACGCGCCGACGCACTGGCAGTCCCGGTACGACCACTTCATCGGCGGTGAATACGTCGCACCGCACGGCGGCCGGTACTTCGAGAATCCGACGCCGGTGACCGGACAGACGTTCTGCGAGGTGGCACGGGGCACCGCCGCGGACGTGGAGAAGGCACTCGACGCGGCGCACGGCGCGGCCGACGCCTGGGGACGCACGCCGGTGGCCGAGCGGGCCCTGCTGCTCAACCGGATCGCCGACCGGATGCAGGAGCACCTGGAGGACCTCGCGGTCGCCGAGACCTGGGAGAACGGCAAGCCGGTCCGGGAGACCCTGGCCGCCGACATCCCCCTCGCCATCGACCACTTCCGGTACTTCGCCGGGGCGATCCGGGCGCAGGAGGGTTCCCTCGGCGAACTGGACGACGACACGGTGGCGTACCACTTCCACGAGCCGCTCGGCGTGGTCGGGCAGATCATCCCGTGGAACTTCCCGCTGCTCATGGCGACCTGGAAGCTCGCCCCGGCGCTGGCCGCCGGAAACGCGGTGGTGCTCAAGCCGGCCGAGCAGACCCCGGCGTCGATCCACTACTGGCTCTCGCTGGTGGCCGACCTGCTCCCGCCCGGCGTGGTCAACATCGTCAACGGCTTCGGCGTCGAGGCGGGCAAGCCCCTGGCGTCCTCGCCCCGGGTGGCGAAGGTGGCGTTCACCGGGGAGACCACCACCGGGCGGCTGATCATGCAGTACGCCAGCGAGAACATCAAACCGGTCACCCTGGAACTGGGCGGCAAGAGCCCGAACATCTTCTTCGACGACGTCAGCGCGGCGAACGACGACTTCTTCGACAAGGCGCTGGAAGGGTTCACCATGTTCGCCCTGAACCAGGGTGAGGTGTGCACCTGTCCGTCGCGGGCGCTGGTCCAGCAGGGACACTACGCCGACTTCCTGCCCGCCGCCGTCGAGCGGACGAAGGCCGTCCGGCAGGGGCACCCGCTGGACACCGAGACGATGATCGGGGCGCAGGCGTCCAACGACCAGTTGGAGAAGATCCTGTCGTACCTGGACATCGGCCGGAAGGAGGGCGCGAAGGTGCTCACCGGCGGCGAGCGCGCCGACCTGGGCGGTGAGCTGTCCGGCGGGTACTACGTGCAGCCGACCGTCTTCGAGGGCGACAACTCGATGCGGATCTTCCAGGAGGAGATCTTCGGCCCGGTGGTGTCGGTGACCTCCTTCGCCGACCTGGCCGACGCCGTCAAGATCGCCAACGACACCCTGTACGGGCTGGGTGCCGGCGTCTGGACCCGGGACATGAACACCGCGTACCGGGCGGGCCGGGCCATCCAGGCCGGCCGGGTCTGGACGAACTGCTACCACGCGTACCCGGCGCACGCCGCGTTCGGCGGGTACAAGCAGTCCGGCATCGGCCGGGAGAACCACAAGATGATGCTGGAGCACTACCAGCAGACCAAGAACCTGCTGGTCAGCTACTCCACCAAGAAGCTCGGCTTCTTCTGA
- a CDS encoding DUF779 domain-containing protein: MSPGPGRRSGATASPVTLAPAAAELIRSLRGQHGPLMFHQSGGCCDGSAPMCFPAGEFRTGASDVRLAALEVEGVPEPVEFWMSASQWELWRHTTLTVDVVPGRGSGFSLEAPEGVRFLIRSDLAT, from the coding sequence GTGTCGCCCGGCCCGGGGAGACGGTCGGGTGCCACCGCGTCACCCGTCACCCTGGCCCCCGCGGCGGCCGAGCTGATCCGGTCGCTACGGGGGCAGCACGGGCCGCTGATGTTCCACCAGTCCGGGGGCTGCTGCGACGGCAGCGCGCCGATGTGCTTCCCGGCCGGCGAGTTCCGGACCGGGGCGTCGGACGTCCGGCTGGCGGCTCTGGAGGTCGAGGGGGTTCCGGAGCCGGTCGAGTTCTGGATGTCGGCGAGCCAGTGGGAGCTGTGGCGGCACACCACGTTGACCGTGGACGTGGTGCCCGGCCGGGGCAGCGGATTCTCACTGGAGGCCCCGGAGGGCGTCCGCTTCCTCATCCGCTCCGATCTGGCCACCTGA